The DNA window CCGCCGCCAACACGAGGCGGCGGCTCCGCTCGTCCAGCGCTCGCGTGAGCGCAGACAGCTTCCGCTTGATCGCGAGTGCATCCACCGATGTCTCAGAAGTCAATCCTGCCTAATTAGAGCGTTTATTTGTTAACGAACCCTTAGTCTCGGCCGCGCCGAAGATGGTGGCGCCGATCTGACCTGGTCGGCCGCCGCCTTGGGCGTGACTACTTCACGGTGACTTTTCCCCACATGCCGTTGCCGGGTCCGCTGCTGTGGAGCGTGCAGTAATACTCGTAGACGCCGGCGCCATGGAACGTCTTAGAGAACGTCGCGCCCTGTCCCATCCCCCCGGCCGCGCCCGCGCTTTGCCACGCCTTGTCCTTGCCGGTCACGTCGTGGGGCATGGCGTCCTCGTTCACCCATTCAATGGTCGAGCCGACCGCGACGGTCACCTCGCGCGGAGAGAACAGGACCGAAGACATCTTCACCTTCGTCGCGGCTTCGGTTTTCGAAACCGCCTGGCTATCTTTCTCCGGGCTCGACACACAACCAGCGACGAGCGCGGCCACCAATACAGTCGCAAGCGTCGCGGCGATCCGGAATCCTTTCAGGCTTCTCGTGTTCATGTTCTTGTTTCCACCTGATTCGCGCCCCCTCGAGAACGATGGCATCGGCGACACAAAGCCGCCGCGGCCAACACGGCCACGATGGGGGCGAGATTCAGGGCAGGGATCGGATTGATGGATTGCCCGACGCCACTTGCCGGGGCAGGTGTGACAACGGGCGCGGACGTCGTGAATGAAATCTCGTTCGAGTCCGACGTGAGGCCGCCCTTGTCGACCAGACGAACGCGGAAGTAGTAAGTCGTCTCAGGGAGAAGCTTTGAGACGTTAGCGGTGGTTTGGGCCGGGTTGGCCACTGTCGCCGCCCGGGTGGCGCTTATCAGTGGGAAGGCCGCCTTGGTCCCCTTGTGCACCTCCACGCGGACGACGTCGGGCTCGATGTTCGCAGACCACGAGATGCGCGTGGTTCCGGGCGCGATTTCAGTGGCCGCATCGAGCTTCACGGGTCTTGGCGCGAGATTGACCTCGTCGCTCGAAAGCGTCACAAGGTTCCACTTGTCGAGGAGGTCTGGCTGGTCGTTGCCGTTGACGCTGTTGACGGCGAGATGGAAAATGACCTTGCCGGCGCCTGCGGCCGGCGCCGTCCACTCCACCTTCCAGGAACGGGAGCCGGGAGACTTGTGGGTCGCCTCGCCGGGGGAGCCCCCGAAAGTCGCCGTGCTCGTCACCTGTACGTTGGCTTCGCCGGTCGCCGCCGACAAACGTCCTTGCGAGGCTTTGAGGTCGAAACCCGCCTTGGTGTACGGCGGCCCGCCCTTCACGCCGATGGCCATGGAATAGCTCTTCTCAGGCTCGTAGCGGGCCGGGAGCCCCTCCACGTTGGGTTGGATCGAAGCATCGGCGGTCCCTCCGCCGTGGCAGGTGCAACCGCCCTCGGCTCGGCCGCTCACGCCGGCTTTGCGTGCCTCGCCGGTAGCGTCCCATAGGACGAGGCCGGCAAGGAGCATCATCGAGATGAACAGCGTGAAGCGATGTTGAGATCGCCCGATGGCACTCACCCGATCCGCGACCGACGGGAAACGAGAAGACCGGCCAGCGCCACAGTCGCCGCCACTATCAATGGGTCAAGGCCCGGCGTCTTCGCCGCCGCGTGCAACTCGTCAGCCCGCTCTTGGGTGGCGATGGCGTTCTCGACCGCTTCGGGACCGAGGAGCGAGTTCACGATCGTGAGCCCCATGACTTTCTCCTGGGAGTACGCTATCCCGTCGTAGGCCCGCGCGGAAAAGACGTGGACCCCATCGGCCACAAGCGTCGAGTCCCACTCGTAACGCCAGCCCGTGAGCCCCTTTACGCGCTCCCAGGGCCCGTCATCGATCCGCACCTCGACCGCGCGCACGGTCTCACGTCCATCGAAGTCGTCGGCTTCGCCCTTGAACAGGATGCGTCCCGCCGCGACGGCGCCGTCGATGGGCGTGTCGATCGTGACTTCCGGGGCGTTGTCCGGCAGGGGTTCGCCTTCGACATGAAGCCACGGGACCATCCCCGTGTGCGCCTCCGGCACGTTGTGGTCGTGCATGAACCAGTAGCCTGGAGCGCCGGCCGTGAGCAAGGTCTCGAAGGAATCCCCGGGCCCGGTGACCAATGCGTCGGTCGTGTAAAGCGGTTTCTTGTCTCGGCTGATCTTGTCTAGGACATCGAACCAGTGGCTGTGCACGTGCCAGTCGTGGTACTCGTCCCCGATGTTCGCCAGGACGATCCGCACTTTCTCGTTGGGACGGACCGGCCCCACGACGTACGGGTCGTTCCAGGCCCGGAAGTTCGCGATGTGTATCTTTCCCGTGCCCGGCGGCGTCATCCCCGACGTCGGGACGCCGGTGGGCGCCCAAGGCGCCTCAGGCGGTGGCGTGGCAGGAGCGCCGGGGCCTCCTCCGGGCGTGATCTCGCTCATCATCACGACGTCTTCAAAGTAGGCGCGACCGCGGTCGTCGGTGACGCGGGCCTTCGTGTTCCCGTTGAGCGGGTCCTTCGGAAGTTCGGTCCATGTCCATCCCGCCGGATACACTTCGATGATGCCGTAGAGGCCCCGACTAATGTGCTCGGTGGCGAGGAACACGTGGCAGTGGTAGAGGAACGTGCCCGGCGTGTCCGCCTGGAAAGTGTAGGTGTAGCTCTCTCCGGGTCGGGCCACGTCGCTGTCCTCGCGAGGCTGGGAAGGGCCTATCGGGTTCTGATCGACGGGCAAGATGTTGTGCTGATGAGGGACCACTGGAAATGGTACGGTATCGCTCGATCCATCGCTCGCGATAAGGTTTCCCCGCAGGTGCGTGTGAATGCTATGGGGTTGACTGTGGCCGTTCACCAGCACGATCTCGAGGGTCGTGCCTTCCGAGATCCGTATCACCGGGCCCGGCAGCACCCCGTTGAAGGTCCACGCGGTGAAGGGGACTCCAAGGACGGTCACTTGTTTCTCCACGACCTCGAGCTGGACGGAGACCTTCGCACTTTGGCCGCTAATTGCCGTCATGGGTTCTTCGGCCTGGTCGACGTCATGGGATCCGAACTCGAACGGAGCCGCCCGCCCCGCAGGGGGGGCCGCGACGGGCACGACTTCACTATCATGATGACCCGCAGAAGGGTCCGTTGCGCGACCGGATGACGTTTCGTCCTGTTCGGCAAGGCCTGGAGAGTCTTGACCGGCGCCCAAAGTCATCGCAGTACGCCGAGTCTGCGTGCCCGCGACGTCCCCGGCCACGGGGACCGACGGCGAGATGTCCGCTCCGGTAAGGGGCAATGTCAACACGATGATGAAGACCACGATGGATTCCACGCGCCATTTCGAGCTCATGATGATAGGAACGCCCAGTGACGCATCGTCGTAACCGGTTGAGACTCGCCACACTGCGCAGGATAGGTTCTTATGGCTGACCCCGTCTCGTTTTCGGGCCTGAGAATCGACTCCCCTCCTTATCCAACCCTAAACCAAGTGGCTGTGAAGGTCTCAACAGGTGGCTTGAACGTGGAGACACGCAGACTACAACTTGTGGGCGGCGGCACTTCCTATAGCGTATCGCTTCCCAAGCAATGGGTGGAGGCCAAGGGGCTACATCCCGGTGACGAAGTGCTCATCGAATCGCCCCCCACCGGAGAACTGCGTATCCGAGCGCAGACCAGCGGGGCAGGGCCGCGCCACGAACGCGCACTCACCATCAAATCGAACGACCCGGACGAGATACTGCGCAGGCTCATCGCACTCTACGTATCGGGATTCGATACGGCAACCGTCGCATACGGCGGTTCAAATCCGTTGGCCGTCCAGACGGCCGTAGGGGAAGCTTGCGCGCGGCTCCACGGCCTCCAGATAGTGGAGGAAACACCGGGTCGCGTCGTCTTGCAGGATCTCTCTGGCACCCGCGATTTCAACATGGAGAAGGGCCTGCGGCGGATGCAACTTCTCGTTCTACAGATGCTGACCAACATCGGGCGGCTCGTGGAAGGCGGGGGGGAGACCGTCCTCTCAGAGACGAACCGGTACGAGAGCGAGCTTGATCGGATCCTACTGCTCCTCCTGAAACAATACTCGGTGTGCCTGAAACGGGGCGAGTTCCCGCCTTCCGCCATCGAGTCGGGCCCCGGCGGCCTACACGCGATCTTGGCCGCCCACTATCTCGAACGCATCGGTGACTACGCGATGCGCCTATGCTCGTACTCCCACTTTCTCTCGCAGGAGCCTGCCGCACCCGTGAATGACGTGATCAGGGCGAGCGTCGCGGATCTGCGCGTAATCGTCGGCGACGCCAACAAGGCATTCAACGACTGCGACGCGACCCTGGCGAACGACGTAGTGAGGAAAGCTCTCACCTTCGCTCCCGCCACCGGGCGTGACTCCATGTTCGACGTCTTCACCTCCCCACGTTCCCAGCCCCAGCTCTATTCCTGCGTGCGGTGCATCAAATTCTTCACGCTTCTTGAGAGCATCGAGCGCATCGCCTTGTACGCGAAATCGATCGCGGAGACCGCGATCAACCGGTCATTGATCGGCAAGGACGCGACACCCACTTAGGGGAGCCGACGAAGGCGGATAGGGTCGCGAGATGGGTTTTCGCTTCATCCGGGCCGCGCGCCGCCCGGAAAACCCCTCGTTCCCCAAGTGCAATGAAAACGCCGTTGACCAAGACCGCGGAGATGATCCGAAGACCATGGGGACGAAGGCACTATTGTCGAGCGCCTGCCTCGTTCGCACCCCAGTCGCGCACTATTGGGCCGCCGAATCCGGCAGGGATCGCGATTCCTCGGCCGCCCTCCCGATCGCCCTCACGAGGTCGCTGAAGATGCGGGAGTGTAACGGGTACAGACCGTACCAATAGATGGCGCCCGATAGTCCGATCGGGCTGAACGCCGCGGTCTGGACGAGCCGCGTCCCATCCGCCTCCGGGACCGCTTCCCATTGAAGCCACGCGCGGCCCGGGAGTTTCATCTCTGCACGAAGGCAGAGGAGCCTTGAGCTCTCGATCGCTTCCACGCGCCAGAAGTCAAGCGCCTCGCCTGGCAACAGCTTGGTCGGATGACGGCGACCCCGACGAAGGCCCGGCCCGCCGGCAAGCTTGTCGAGCAGACCCCTCATCCACCATGCCCATGCCCAGACGAGCCAGCCGCGGTCCCCGCCGAGACCGCAGAACTCGTCGAAGACCGACCCGGGTGCGGCGGCCACGTGGATCGTCCGGACCTCCTTGACCACTCCTTCCCAATCGATCATCGTGTACGTGGGACCGCCTCCGAGGGCTCCGCTCCAATGCGTCTCGACCCGGCCCGCGTCTATCCGTTCGACGGCGAGCCGCACTGCATGCCCGTAAGTGATCGGGGTCACCTCTGGATAGAGCGCACGTGCCCTCGCCGTGTCGGCGTGGAGCGGGCGGCTCAGCCCCGTGAGAAGGGCCCGCGCGAGGTCGTAGTTGAGGGGTGCGACGAGGCTCACCCACCAGGCGGCGGCGCGGGGCAGAAACGGAATGGGCACCGGGAACACCCAACGCCTCAACTGGCGCGCCCTCGCGTAGGTCTCTATCATCCCCTTGAAAGTCACCCTGTCCCCGCCGCCGATCTCTACTATACCCGCGGGGCCCACCTCGACGGCGAGGCCTAGATAGTTCAGGACGTCCCTGACGGCCACAGGCTGCACCTCGTTCAGGAACACACGTGGGACGATCATCGCGGGTAGCCTCTCGGTGATGTAACGCACCATCTCGAAAGAGGCCGACCCCGAACCGATTATGGGACCGGCCCTGAACTCCGTCGTCGGGAGCCTCTCGCGAAGCAGCCTTCCCACCTCGGCGCGGCTTCGAAGATGCTCCGAGACCTCGCCGCTTCCGGGCATGAGCCCTCCGAGGTAGATGACGTGTTCCAGTCCCTTCGCCGCGCGCACGAAGTTGGTGGCCGCCAACCGGTCCCGTTCGGCGAAGCGGGGCCCGGTGTATATGGAGTGTACGAGGTAGTAGGCGCAATCGATGTCTTCGAAGACGCCGTCCACTGACTTAGGATCGGTGAGGTCCCCCACCGAGACCTCGACCATGTCGGCCCACGGTCGGCCCCTTATCCTCTTTGCGTCGCGCACCAGTACCCTGACCGCGTGGCCCCGCTCCAATAGGCGCGGCACGAGGCGCCCGCCGATGTAGCCGGTCGCTCCCGTCACGAGGATCCGTTTCAGTGGAGTCGGCCTCCAATACGATCACGGCCGAGCGGCCTCGATCCTGCGTCCTGCCACGACCGGAATCCTTCGATGCCGATCGGGTCCGTCTGGGCGGGTCCGGGCGCCTCGGCCACGGGACAGAAAGAAGCGCCGCGTCCAGAGGGCAGGAGTCGTACGCGGCCTTTGCCGCGGAATCGAAGTCTGTTTGTCGCCATGGCCCTGGGGGAGAGAGGAGGCATCCAGAGGAAAACCATTGCGCAAGGTGCGCCTCTATCGAGCGCAACAATGCGTCGCGCGGTCCCCTGGAACGCGCCACCTACCGACTGCGATACCACTCGTGGGTCACGGAATGCGCAGACATTGGCTCTAAACACGTGGAACGGAGGCGTCGATCCGCCTAAATCACGAAAGGGTTCTATTTACTCTCATTACCTTCCGTTAATCATCCATCGTTACGACCAGCCATGTCAGGGCGATGATTCAAGTGGATAGCCGCTTGGGTCGATTTTGGGCCTGATTCCTGACCGTGAGAATCACGTCCGTGAATCGTGTGGATTTGTATTCAGTAGAGTTTCTCTAGGATTTTTGTAGAATTGTTCCGACAGAATACTCGGATGAGGCTTTACCGATGGAAACTGGACGAGACCCGTCGCGACCGGACCGGCATCACCGGCGGAGAAACTCCGCGCGAGACGCTGGACCCGTTCCCGTAGAAGAGATCCGTGACGATCTCCGACAGGTCCCCCCGCGATCCACGACCACGTCGACCCTTCCTGCGAGTCCAACGACGACATCGTCCCTCGAGGAGGCGGGCTCCTTCTCGGCACTCGCCAGTCAGATCCGCCTCGACATGCTCCTATCACTCTCGCGCGAACCGAAGACCCTGCTTGAACTCTCCGGCGAGTTCGGCCTCCATAGGCTCACACTCCGCCACCACCTCGAAACGCTCATGGCCGAAGCTCTGGTGGAAGCGGTCTCGACGCGCCGCAAAGGGACCGTCGGGCGGCCCCCCGTCCTCTACAGGACTGTCCGGCGCGCCCACGTGGATGGCTACCCGCCGAGGCACTTCGAGATCTTCGCCCGCGCCGCCTTGGACTCCCTCGTGGAGCACCTCGGGGACGG is part of the Euryarchaeota archaeon genome and encodes:
- a CDS encoding cupredoxin domain-containing protein is translated as MNTRSLKGFRIAATLATVLVAALVAGCVSSPEKDSQAVSKTEAATKVKMSSVLFSPREVTVAVGSTIEWVNEDAMPHDVTGKDKAWQSAGAAGGMGQGATFSKTFHGAGVYEYYCTLHSSGPGNGMWGKVTVK
- a CDS encoding fibronectin type III domain-containing protein; the protein is MSAIGRSQHRFTLFISMMLLAGLVLWDATGEARKAGVSGRAEGGCTCHGGGTADASIQPNVEGLPARYEPEKSYSMAIGVKGGPPYTKAGFDLKASQGRLSAATGEANVQVTSTATFGGSPGEATHKSPGSRSWKVEWTAPAAGAGKVIFHLAVNSVNGNDQPDLLDKWNLVTLSSDEVNLAPRPVKLDAATEIAPGTTRISWSANIEPDVVRVEVHKGTKAAFPLISATRAATVANPAQTTANVSKLLPETTYYFRVRLVDKGGLTSDSNEISFTTSAPVVTPAPASGVGQSINPIPALNLAPIVAVLAAAALCRRCHRSRGGANQVETRT
- a CDS encoding multicopper oxidase domain-containing protein, with the translated sequence MSSKWRVESIVVFIIVLTLPLTGADISPSVPVAGDVAGTQTRRTAMTLGAGQDSPGLAEQDETSSGRATDPSAGHHDSEVVPVAAPPAGRAAPFEFGSHDVDQAEEPMTAISGQSAKVSVQLEVVEKQVTVLGVPFTAWTFNGVLPGPVIRISEGTTLEIVLVNGHSQPHSIHTHLRGNLIASDGSSDTVPFPVVPHQHNILPVDQNPIGPSQPREDSDVARPGESYTYTFQADTPGTFLYHCHVFLATEHISRGLYGIIEVYPAGWTWTELPKDPLNGNTKARVTDDRGRAYFEDVVMMSEITPGGGPGAPATPPPEAPWAPTGVPTSGMTPPGTGKIHIANFRAWNDPYVVGPVRPNEKVRIVLANIGDEYHDWHVHSHWFDVLDKISRDKKPLYTTDALVTGPGDSFETLLTAGAPGYWFMHDHNVPEAHTGMVPWLHVEGEPLPDNAPEVTIDTPIDGAVAAGRILFKGEADDFDGRETVRAVEVRIDDGPWERVKGLTGWRYEWDSTLVADGVHVFSARAYDGIAYSQEKVMGLTIVNSLLGPEAVENAIATQERADELHAAAKTPGLDPLIVAATVALAGLLVSRRSRIG
- a CDS encoding DUF2867 domain-containing protein, whose protein sequence is MKRILVTGATGYIGGRLVPRLLERGHAVRVLVRDAKRIRGRPWADMVEVSVGDLTDPKSVDGVFEDIDCAYYLVHSIYTGPRFAERDRLAATNFVRAAKGLEHVIYLGGLMPGSGEVSEHLRSRAEVGRLLRERLPTTEFRAGPIIGSGSASFEMVRYITERLPAMIVPRVFLNEVQPVAVRDVLNYLGLAVEVGPAGIVEIGGGDRVTFKGMIETYARARQLRRWVFPVPIPFLPRAAAWWVSLVAPLNYDLARALLTGLSRPLHADTARARALYPEVTPITYGHAVRLAVERIDAGRVETHWSGALGGGPTYTMIDWEGVVKEVRTIHVAAAPGSVFDEFCGLGGDRGWLVWAWAWWMRGLLDKLAGGPGLRRGRRHPTKLLPGEALDFWRVEAIESSRLLCLRAEMKLPGRAWLQWEAVPEADGTRLVQTAAFSPIGLSGAIYWYGLYPLHSRIFSDLVRAIGRAAEESRSLPDSAAQ
- a CDS encoding ArsR family transcriptional regulator, with translation METGRDPSRPDRHHRRRNSARDAGPVPVEEIRDDLRQVPPRSTTTSTLPASPTTTSSLEEAGSFSALASQIRLDMLLSLSREPKTLLELSGEFGLHRLTLRHHLETLMAEALVEAVSTRRKGTVGRPPVLYRTVRRAHVDGYPPRHFEIFARAALDSLVEHLGDGKATETLRRRGVAMGKQMIGDAAAREGVSEWTPGSFQKVVLDKLYKDFGIPTETIAASDDAIEYRAFGCPFLELATEKPEAVCNGLDRGFHEGVDAALGNVETVRRTCMGHGDAYCEYALKWKGQWRNDASKEDAAKRATAKRK